In Tetrapisispora phaffii CBS 4417 chromosome 6, complete genome, a single genomic region encodes these proteins:
- the TPHA0F01730 gene encoding uncharacterized protein (similar to Saccharomyces cerevisiae RGS2 (YOR107W); ancestral locus Anc_2.173), with translation MNLRKYNALMLTPAMELRKKSQLAMRSMKMKNKNNDKEEFLFRAKIMNYDGRTKITLSNILKYYNIYEVYQFSKAYNERPIASPVVTDEYVISFENYVISKHCYENIEFLKESDCFLRFSDEELEANQDLKNELAQKWNNVFYPYFFNEDSDSEINLSPEQFIIFKNYKMLNELPSKRDILNARREIIRILQDIFRMFNSSFTTHP, from the coding sequence ATGAATCTAAGAAAATACAATGCGCTGATGCTAACTCCTGCGATGGAACTGAGAAAAAAATCCCAGTTAGCCATGCGTTctatgaaaatgaagaataaaaataatgataaagaagaatttcTATTTAGAGCaaagataatgaattatGATGGTCGAACAAAAATTACTTTATCCAACATATTAAAGTActacaatatatatgaagtttatcaattttcaaaagcATACAATGAGCGTCCTATTGCATCACCTGTCGTTACGGATGAATATGtaatatcttttgaaaactACGTCATCTCTAAGCATTGTTACGAAAATATCGAATTCCTTAAAGAATCAGACTGTTTTCTACGATTCTCAGATGAAGAGCTTGAAGCTAATcaagatttgaaaaatgaattggCACAAAAATGGAATAATGTGTTTTAtccatattttttcaatgaagaTTCAGATTCcgaaataaatttatcacCTGAACAGTtcataatattcaaaaactaTAAAATGCTAAACGAATTGCCCTCGAAACGAGACATCTTAAATGCAAGAAGagaaataataagaatCTTGCAAGATATCTTTAGAATGTTCAACTCCTCATTCACCACTCACCCCTAG
- the TPHA0F01740 gene encoding uncharacterized protein (similar to Saccharomyces cerevisiae LEU4 (YNL104C) and LEU9 (YOR108W); ancestral locus Anc_2.172): MFKQTFVILAHDSKSSASKIIPPVKLAYKNMLKDPSVKYQPFIRPTMKERAWPDKTIKKAPRWLSTDLRDGNQSLPDPMNIEQKKEYFHKLVNIGFKEIEVSFPSASQTDFDFTRYAVENAPEDVTIQCLVQSRDHLIKRTVESLTGAKRASIHTYLATSDMFRSIVFDMSKEEAIKKAVEATKLVRKLTKDDPKQQGTRWSYQFSPECFSDTPVEFAVEICEAVKEAWEPTVENPIVFNLPATVEVAMPNIYADQIEYFSNHISEREKVCISTHTHNDRGCGVAATELGLLAGADRVEGCIFGNGERTGNVDLVTVALNMYTQGVSPNLDFSDIKSLIEVVERCNKIPVAARAPYGGDLVVCAFSGSHQDAIKKGFALQEKRRAAGDNFWKIPYLPLDPKDIGRDYEAVIRVNSQSGKGGAAWVILRALGLDLPRNMQIEFSNIVQEHADSLGKELQSEEITGLFKNVYNHNNEVSSYISLLDYDVKKVDTERRILTGQVEIAGQVVSIEGTGNGPISSLVDALSNLLNVKIGVANYAEHSIGSGSTTRAASYVHLTYRRDSNNEKSYQWGVGISEDVSDASIKAILSTVNNIIHSTEISLPSVLESKHAGTA; this comes from the coding sequence ATGTTTAAGCAAACGTTTGTGATTCTAGCTCATGATAGCAAATCATCGGCTAGCAAAATAATTCCCCCAGTGAAGCTAGCATATAAGAATATGCTAAAAGATCCTTCAGTTAAGTATCAACCTTTTATAAGACCAACAATGAAGGAAAGGGCTTGGCCTGACAAAACTATCAAAAAAGCACCACGTTGGCTTTCTACTGATTTAAGAGATGGTAATCAGTCGTTACCAGATCCAATGAATattgaacaaaaaaagGAGTACTTTCATAAATTAGTCAATATTGGTTTTAAGGAAATTGAAGTTTCCTTTCCATCAGCTTCTCAGACGGATTTTGATTTCACTAGATACGCAGTGGAAAATGCCCCTGAGGATGTTACCATTCAATGTTTAGTTCAATCTCGTGATCATCTTATCAAAAGAACAGTTGAATCTCTAACTGGTGCCAAGAGAGCTAGCATTCATACCTATCTAGCAACTAGTGATATGTTCCGTAGTATAGTTTTTGACATGTCAAAAGAAGAAGCTATCAAAAAAGCTGTCGAAGCTACTAAATTAGTCAGAAAGTTAACGAAGGATGATCCTAAACAACAGGGAACTCGTTGGTCATATCAGTTCTCTCCAGAATGTTTCAGTGATACTCCAGTTGAATTTGCTGTCGAAATTTGCGAGGCGGTGAAGGAGGCCTGGGAACCAACAGTTGAAAACCCTATCGTATTCAATCTACCAGCTACTGTAGAAGTGGCTATGCCAAATATCTATGCTGatcaaattgaatatttttcaaatcataTTTCAGAGCGTGAAAAGGTTTGCATATCAACACATACACATAACGATCGTGGTTGTGGTGTTGCTGCTACTGAATTAGGTTTACTAGCCGGAGCTGATCGTGTTGAAGGTTGTATATTTGGTAACGGTGAACGTACTGGTAATGTTGACCTAGTAACCGTCGCTTTAAACATGTATACACAAGGTGTTTCTCCAAATCTGGATTTCTCTGATATTAAATCCTTAATCGAAGTTGTTGAACGTTGTAACAAGATTCCTGTCGCCGCTAGAGCTCCATATGGTGGTGATCTAGTAGTATGCGCATTCTCTGGTTCTCATCAAGATGCTATCAAGAAAGGGTTTGCTCTACAAGAAAAAAGACGTGCTGCAGGTGATAATTTCTGGAAAATCCCATACTTACCACTTGATCCTAAGGACATTGGCCGTGATTATGAAGCTGTTATCAGAGTCAATTCCCAATCCGGAAAGGGCGGTGCAGCATGGGTTATTTTAAGGGCATTAGGTTTAGATTTACCAAGAAATATGCAAATCGAATTCTCTAACATTGTCCAAGAGCATGCTGATAGTCTAGGAAAAGAACTTCAATCTGAAGAAATCACTGGCTTATTCAAGAATGTCTACAATCACAACAACGAAGTGAGCAGctatatttcattattagattACGATGTTAAGAAGGTGGATACTGAACGTAGAATTTTAACCGGTCAAGTTGAGATTGCTGGTCAAGTTGTTTCCATTGAAGGTACAGGTAATGGTCCAATTTCATCTCTGGTAGATGCATTATCTAACTTGTTGAACGTAAAAATTGGTGTTGCTAATTATGCTGAGCATTCTATTGGCTCTGGTTCAACTACTCGTGCTGCTTCGTATGTCCATTTAACATATAGACGCGATAgcaataatgaaaaatcttATCAATGGGGTGTTGGTATAAGTGAGGATGTCTCCGATGCTTCAATCAAGGCGATTTTATCAACTGTTAATAACATAATTCACTCAACAGAAATCAGTCTACCTTCTGTTTTAGAATCTAAACATGCAGGCACTGCCTAA